A single Anopheles funestus chromosome 2RL, idAnoFuneDA-416_04, whole genome shotgun sequence DNA region contains:
- the LOC125761595 gene encoding uncharacterized protein LOC125761595 isoform X1: protein MSILLQETGGGNSGSTVTAAATTPNEDGNVSSSLTVDSVPVSKETCMGDCHYGRSWKEYVELLAQMRVVDVDEGEMGKQQDEMGPENDCVCAAKPVSSEHKGTADNQQKPQHSENVFPLNCCCRMCNASREVVMKLYAEDCQYNSLWDRLQLLMKQYYDLIPESEDNALYNQYIELMSKSSLKWLTDVRFSRNNIIQISLASNLPLSNEMAFVMLTNVLSTRDPHQLFELLCFQLRSIVQVYCVGFEDLVTENPEDGSRQFNAPEVLNYIVNGYKKLRQSARTVTPLLNVLEQCHLGKFGLTWWLINQRIFQRYFYYEVQSIVPDCMDRMRGTLPEREYQELVARFLKFDQEMADIALSWVDVWPLLYDYHRSAEDCERRNRIKTVHALLQSIRGARYTPKSPELFERPERPIAEWMELKNRKLVWEYVVHCLKTKWIPGVSTRLTNVADVVKCPGCDRPLNTHNMVCACLSCIIGGGIFPYRPKKEINERYGMCTCANMIEMLLESQGKAIPVCDDEKAMVNVHQLLSSSLLLTGDEAEIPNGCANATSQRHCTLQSDDPKQDDKEDKKEQDVTAYLPLIQSLSEDDELYHIAWAIFKHLPDRVPYRWSTLEPSRFCTFQASPCSSIACRVAVNIIAMNYPIHLSRLLIHSYKPVSEEPRRIMKGNWNTKARNSLRKLCSKRWHEEMDDQMHPLRFVDMFWSLQNSTLNLPKTRASDLAEWFMLDTQAPPRNVFYQYFTNFFLIKDDDIVFDVECYERDRERSVSPNRMRESLMQKLETHSALAAPSCPATLTTSASCGSSCSSSSSSSCLSSSNSSSTSSSCSFSTASAASVAAAAAAAAAAASTFIEPMVNSSVTNWSANERRCICNNCVTEFLSHSEMTSKQFDPLSRDSLTQRTNMLEMELKALLKERNMLLEKGGGINACKRLNRDDVCSPKAAHESSKVDLNVESEETKTSIAISDLRACLAEAIDTTDDTEQQQIDKAKDENVISSSCEKESVVTTNVAIVSQQSKASATVTAISPSKASLNESCPKSTTTPSICSQPRCNTAASAATAVSVKSNQELQTPAKLSAFAKLAASKLPASADSTAAVKSPPKQEGATASANGTSLKQRLLHGAEPQTGNNNRTVTIPSPSAAATQTHSTNKPCPCGMPSHAPGAKVGTVSKTRPATGATTQGPTTSGSATHSKEDHKKSCHRGAAPVSASGGDKTEGSCVCYYCTLFGQSVCLECNHNQRTNETREKLRKKLQNKQEQKITSTNGTTVAKDHTVVSAKKATTSSDTTPVGSAGKPSMPLNKVALANSNSKTVADKGGKKGDKSTTNASTSGKANRFQSIDDLLRFIEGDDTFKGASNTSAKGNGKSNRMQSTEKGEQKQSASSTIPAKKTATTTSPAVGKESDTIKKAKLNESLKLIAELEVLRQRFYDCQKHEQKAHQLLQEQSGLSKKERKELPLKIQTYKQQKNELHAAINCLVTSIRSEIPEYPFKLEAFATPAPCCSVSQPPGQQNSNAAQDGQIGRKVAPGAMLPPPPSTLTSAGKPNNNVRATTLAKLQESINNYKQKRQLQFGELQQQQDQMMLDQFQQFKQQSQQQAGYSESASQQLVTIKRTFLPHPQPQITVTAKGDSPDQDQILYTFINGQMVPVNGPASTGDLHSQYQKQVKLWQQTKDGSIAMSSGAFNKRKLYDSTGSTASGNCNPEHGDPFEHFPPLPDSHIRPVRSKKKSATGENQQQEQHQPLSIDDLIHERMIRESVELIKNLQTDRKGDPDMLSLAHKVKKDLLEMQKNPQQSAVQTGSTGAGSKSNISAPLNNQPTKKEPTNKPIPASGDRHGSKGKALPSATMSSVELSKGKNKKERKKDKLIEEIDEIVARLNLLDSDEEDSKPTSKRKQKSSSASQVKVLNRKQSKDSIVSSGSGNAPSAKQQPKPQPKQQQTTGMAHNKSGQSQETQKKKKDALKENKPPVVEERRTSKDKGKAQSQQVAVPVDTTPATVEIPTKTIVRKKAPKTFIDPEFDNNAFRLLNMDDSESEMEEEEVIPAVESVASLQEEKISQSSTYQQPNPCLPVKEVKKKSHDATTEVSSTGATEQREQQDKSSKSDPAAGRKGSKEKEKKSSQKKATKQEKEPNQSAIGGSGSGKQQQKRDDVEGSAKTAGTSTGSGDGAEPRPKKQTPAQAMVEKISALLDSPGLSNRQRKQMIRQLEQAQATIQSQLLQNAAKATKAKVQAQAQQEKMANQMATSNSSIAPAAKPCAGKEASNSKARQAPHSAIGSATNDNEVNASCSGARNSLMDQLKRGIRAEGLDLPPGITLTRLDAIQAEALRLKRESIRKLSVPLKPVTPPLDTSATMLPGPFGATGSPNAGMFVVNPMSPIPMPGQQDSVIMVNTGKLRGQEQQQQPSVESTQNGTDRKKRNKRRKNKGKDAEQGEHVPSTIGTPNAAAAEGLAAGQLVDGSNIVTLRNPMFHSGPMGMGSAGMHQPGAPMMSDVQGARMTLGYDQPAKIFKNDNGMFTIRNPALHHAVSGGAPPEVTGFRPFNAAYLVENGIMPPSGNMHQPMGTVPHVTAAVSSGPSTIIPGSSSVPAYLQQYPSPALDESMGPRKCKSVIGSEMKNAQKQKQNSMQQQQHQHGLSPAPGRSWQQMNGATGQDIFITPSSSPSTTGVGGLGESHYSSFNHYNLPGQDMLHGGPTGTPTARYGSGMLGPPGYYHGSGSGSSGLPKGTSSVSAIGSERSHGLSYLGGADPSASLATHCCDDEAPSAFFNGNSLGSLPSGSMSTRTRYDDLAFLQNLQPGQRLNSEVTIHSINESKMRRQQAQNYTHDIQITAIPAPSPPTAGGRAGGLGVPVTASTVSLQHLMQQSHQAHLQQQLPDTQLHLSDLSPGSGSVGSGSGSGTRTGVALSDFMDSRVSAGSGSSTSADLLAPSLELDAKNFLRDYQLGQLQQQMQDLQLQPQQQQLSGEFGDNMFATKQSNVVDQESDEQDRLNFFLTASVGSNSNSMEMNHKPTGHSSSGANSSTAEPACATGSDDVEEGNPGGVSIGGEELQRPQQPPIGTPSSKNLQQHRLQQNGTPVSTSGSILYPATADSPASSVSVFDGISSSLSSQAHSFDDLYTGLLATASPPTSISGSNESTGCSSKLNSQLNMHQVPQQLSADTGYVSSNVNGLSEPSLATISTDNAESPMS from the exons ATGTCCATTTTGTTGCAAGAAACTGGTGGCGGTAACAGCGGTAGTACGGTGACCGCTGCAGCGACAACTCCTAACGAGGATGGCAACGTCAGTTCATCCCTTACCGTCGACAGTGTTCCGGTATCTAAGGAAACCTGTATGGGAGATTGTCACTATGGCCGCAGCTGGAAGGAATATGTGGAGTTGCTGGCACAGATGCGAGTGGTGGATGTCGACGAGGGTGAAATGGGAAAACAACAAGATGAAATGGGTCCGGAAAATGATTGTGTTTGTGCGGCAAAACCCGTGTCATCCGAACATAAAGGCACTGCGGATAATCAGCAAAAGCCACAGCATAGTGAGAATGTATTTCCGCTGAACTGTTGCTGCCGAATGTGCAACGCTTCGCGGGAAGTAGTGATGAAGCTGTACGCCGAGGATTGCCAGTATAACTCACTGTGGGATCGCTTGCAGTTACTGATGAAGCAGTACTACGATCTAATACCGGA GTCCGAGGATAACGCACTGTACAATCAGTACATAGAGCTGATGAGCAAATCTTCCCTGAAGTGGTTAACGGATGTACGTTTCAGCAGGAATAACATTATCCAGATTTCACTCGCATCCAATTTGCCGTTATCGAATGAGATGGCCTTCGTGATGCTAACGAACGTGCTGAGCACTCGCGACCCGCACCAGCTCTTCGAATTGCTCTGCTTTCAGCTCCGCTCGATCGTGCAGGTGTACTGCGTTGGGTTTGAGGATCTGGTGACCGAGAATCCGGAAGATGGTAGCCGTCAGTTTAATGCGCCCGAGgtattaaattatattgttAACGGATACAAGAAGCTGCGCCAGTCGGCGCGAACCGTCACCCCGCTGCTGAACGTGCTGGAGCAGTGCCATCTAGGCAAGTTCGGACTCACCTGGTGGTTGATCAACCAGCGCATTTTCCAGCGCTACTTTTACTACGAGGTGCAAAGCATAGTGCCCGATTGTATGGACCGGATGCGCGGTACCCTGCCCGAACGCGAGTATCAAGAGTTGGTCGCGCGGTTCTTAAAGTTTGATCAGGAAATGGCGGATATTGCGCTCTCCTGGGTTGATGTGTGGCCGCTGCTGTATGACTACCACCGTTCAGCGGAAGACTGTGAGCGGCGTAATCGCATCAAGACGGTACACGCGTTACTGCAGTCCATTCGCGGTGCACGCTACACGCCGAAGTCACCGGAACTGTTCGAAAGGCCCGAGCGACCGATAGCGGAATGGATGGAGCTGAAAAACAGGAAACTGGTATGGGAGTACGTGGTGCACTGTCTGAAAACGAAGTGGATACCCGGCGTTAGTACGCGCTTGACGAACGTTGCCGATGTTGTGAAGTGCCCCGGATGTGATCGTCCATTAAACACGCACAACAT ggTATGTGCATGTCTATCTTGCATTATCGGTGGTGGGATATTTCCGTACCGCCCGAAGAAGGAGATAAATGAACGGTACGGCATGTGTACATGTGCTAACATGATCGAGATGCTACTCGAAAGCCAAGGCAAAGCGATACCCGTCTGCGATGACGAAAAAGCAATGGTTAACGTTCATCAACTTTTGTCCTCATCGTTGTTGCTAACCGGCGACGAAGCGGAAATACCAAACGGATGTGCAAATGCAACCTCTCAGCGACACTGTACACTGCAAAGCGATGACCCGAAACAGGACGATAAAGAGGACAAGAAGGAGCAGGATGTTACCGCTTACCTTCCGTTGATTCAATCGTTGAGTGAAGATGATGAGCTTTATCATATTGCGTGGGCCATATTTAAGCATCTTCCCGATCGAGTACCGTACAGATGGAGCACACTGGAACCGTCGCGCTTTTGCACCTTCCAGGCATCGCCATGCTCGTCGATTGCTTGCCGCGTGGCGGTAAACATTATCGCCATGAACTATCCCATTCACCTATCCCGGTTGCTGATTCATTCGTACAAACCGGTCAGTGAAGAACCGAGACGCATCATGAAGGGCAACTGGAACACGAAGGCACGCAACTCGCTGCGCAAACTGTGCAGCAAACGTTGGCACGAGGAGATGGACGATCAGATGCATCCGTTGCGGTTCGTCGATATGTTTTGGTCGCTGCAAAACTCTACCCTCAATCTGCCAAAAACACGCGCATCCGATCTGGCGGAATGGTTCATGCTTGACACACAGGCACCGCCACGAAATGTCTTCTATCagtattttacaaattttttcCTAATTAAGGACGACGACATCGTCTTCGATGTGGAATGTTACGAGCGGGACCGGGAACGGTCGGTTTCGCCCAACCGGATGAGGGAAAGCTTAATGCAGAAGCTGGAAACGCATAGCGCTTTGGCTGCGCCGTCGTGCCCCGCTACGCTTACGACCTCTGCGTCGTGCGGTTCGTCTTGCTCGTCCTCATCGTCCTCGTCGTGCCTATCGAGCTCAAACTCATCATCGACCTCATCGTCCTGTTCGTTTTCTACTGCTTCCGCCGCTTCTGTAgcggctgctgccgctgctgctgctgcagccgcCTCAACGTTTATCGAACCAATGGTCAATTCCTCTGTCACCAACTGGAGTGCAAATGAGAGAAGATGTATTTGTAACAATTGTGTGACCGAATTTCTATCTCATTCAGAAATGACGTCGAAACAGTTCGACCCATTGTCCAGAGACTCGTTGACCCAGCGCACAAA TATGCTGGAAATGGAGCTGAAAGCACTGTTAAAGGAACGAAATATGTTGCTAGAAAAAGGTGGCGGCATTAATGCGTGCAAACGATTAAACCGTGATGATGTATGTAGCCCGAAAGCTGCTCACGAATCGTCGAAAGTCGATCTGAATGTGGAAAGCGAGGAAACGAAAACATCCATCGCGATATCCGATTTGCGCGCGTGCTTGGCAGAGGCTATCGATACGACGGATGACACTGAACAGCAGCAGATTGATAAAGCGAAGGATGAAAATGTGATATCTTCGAGCTGTGAGAAGGAAAGTGTCGTTACTACAAACGTTGCGATAGTTTCGCAGCAATCCAAAGCATCCGCTACCGTAACTGCCATTTCTCCGTCGAAAGCATCATTGAATGAAAGCTGCCCTAAAAGTACGACGACTCCATCGATCTGTTCGCAACCACGGTGCAATACTGCGGCATCAGCGGCTACGGCAGTTTCTGTGAAATCGAATCAGGAACTGCAAACGCCAGCAAAATTATCCGCATTCGCAAAACTGGCCGCAAGTAAGTTGCCGGCATCTGCCGACAGCACAGCGGCAGTAAAATCACCACCAAAGCAGGAAGGAGCCACGGCTAGTGCTAACGGAACATCTTTGAAACAGAGGCTACTTCACGGTGCAGAACCGCAGACTGGCAATAACAACCGTACGGTAACCATTCCTAGCccgtcagcagcagcgacacAAACTCACAGCACGAACAAACCATGTCCCTGTGGGATGCCTTCGCACGCTCCAGGTGCAAAGGTAGGAACGGTTTCGAAAACGAGACCAGCGACTGGTGCAACAACGCAGGGACCTACAACTAGTGGAAGTGCAACCCACTCCAAGGAAGATCACAAAAAATCGTGCCATCGTGGAGCAGCACCTGTCAGCGCGTCCGGTGGCGATAAAACGGAAGGATCCTGCGTGTGTTACTACTGTACGCTGTTCGGGCAGAGTGTATGTTTA GAATGCAATCACAATCAACGGACAAACGAAACTCGTGAGAAGTTGCGGAAGAAACTTCAGAACAAGCAAGAGCAAAAAATTACATCCACCAACGGCACGACGGTGGCGAAGGATCATACTGTGGTTTCTGCGAAAAAGGCCACAACCAGTAGCGATACAACACCGGTAGGATCGGCCGGTAAACCCAGCATGCCGCTCAACAAAGTTGCATTGGCTAACAGCAACAGTAAAACTGTTGCTGACAAAGGAGGCAAAAAGGGCGATAAATCTACCACAAATGCTTCAACGTCGGGTAAAGCGAATCGATTTCAGTCAATTGATGATCTGTTACGGTTTATCGAAGGAGACGATACGTTCAAAGGGGCCAGCAACACCTCCGCAAAGGGTAACGGCAAGTCAAATCGTATGCAATCTACAGAAAAGGGAGAACAAAAACAGTCAGCAAGTTCAACCATACCAGCAAAAAAGACAGCAACGACAACGTCACCGGCTGTCGGAAAGGAATCGGATACGATCAAGAAGGCAAAGCTGAACGAAAGTCTCAAGCTGATTGCAGAACTGGAAGTTTTGCGGCAGCGATTCTACGACTGTCAGAAGCACGAGCAAAAAGCGCACCAGCTTCTCCAAGAGCAGTCGGGATTGAGCAAAAAGGAGCGAAAAGAGCTGCCGCTCAAGATACAGACATACAAACAGCAGAAGAATGAGCTGCACGCAGCAATTAATTGTCTCGTCACCAGTATACGAAGCGAAATTCCGGAATATCCGTTCAAGTTGGAAGCATTCGCAACACCGGCACCCTGCTGCTCAGTGTCACAGCCACCGGGGCAGCAAAACAGTAATGCAGCACAGGACGGGCAGATCGGTCGAAAGGTGGCACCGGGTGCCATGCTTCCGCCGCCACCATCAACCTTAACTTCTGCGGGAAAACCGAACAACAATGTTCGTGCGACAACGCTTGCGAAGTTACAAGAATCTATCAATAATTATAAACAGAAGCGACAGCTGCAGTTTGGTGAGCTGCAGCAACAACAGGATCAAATGATGCTTGATCAATTTCAGCAGTTCAAACAACAATCCCAGCAGCAGGCTGGTTACAGCGAGTCCGCTTCCCAGCAGCTGGTCACCATAAAGCGAACCTTCCTGCCCCATCCGCAACCGCAGATCACGGTAACGGCGAAGGGTGATTCACCCGATCAGGATCAAATATTGTACACCTTCATCAATGGCCAGATGGTGCCAGTCAATGGGCCGGCCAGTACTGGTGATCTTCATAGCCAATACCAAAAGCAGGTGAAACTGTGGCAACAAACCAAGGATGGTTCTATTGCGATGAGTTCCGGTGCGTTCAACAAAAGAAAGTTGTATGACAGTACGGGTAGTACAGCCAGCGGTAACTGCAACCCGGAACACGGTGATCCCTTTGAGCATTTTCCGCCACTGCCGGATAGCCATATTCGACCGGTACgatcgaagaaaaaatcagCCACAGGAGAGAACCAACAGCAAGAACAGCACCAACCCTTATCGATCGACGATCTGATACATGAGCGTATGATACGCGAAAGTGTAGAGCTGATAAAAAATCTGCAGACTGACCGCAAGGGTGATCCAGACATGCTCTCGCTAGCCCACAAAGTAAAGAAAGATTTGCTCGAAATGCAGAAGAACCCGCAGCAATCTGCTGTTCAAACAGGAAGTACAGGTGCCGGGAGCAAAAGCAACATTAGTGCACCGTTGAACAATCAGCCGACGAAAAAGGAACCCACGAATAAACCGATCCCCGCTAGTGGTGATCGGCACGGAAGTAAAGGTAAAGCTTTACCATCCGCGACCATGTCGTCGGTGGAGTTGAGCAAGGGCAAAAATAAGAAGGAGCGCAAGAAGGACAAACTGATTGAGGAAATTGATGAAATTGTGGCGCGCCTAAATCTGCTGGACAGTGATGAGGAAGATTCGAAACCTACgtcgaaaagaaagcaaaagtcATCGTCCGCATCCCAGGTAAAGGTTTTAAATCGCAAGCAAAGCAAAGACTCTATCGTGTCTAGCGGTAGTGGGAATGCACCAAGCGCTAAGCAGCAACCAAAACCACAACCGAAACAGCAACAGACTACTGGTATGGCACACAATAAAAGCGGTCAATCTCAGGAaacgcaaaagaagaaaaaggatgcTCTTAAAGAGAACAAACCCCCCGTGGTGGAGGAGAGAAGAACTAGTAAAGATAAGGGTAAGGCTCAATCGCAGCAAGTAGCAGTTCCAGTGGATACCACTCCAGCAACAGTGGAAATCCCAACCAAAACGATCGTTCGCAAAAAAGCACCCAAAACGTTCATTGATCCCGAGTTCGACAATAACGCTTTCCGGTTGCTGAACATGGATGATTCCGAATCCGAGATGGAAGAGGAAGAGGTGATTCCGGCAGTGGAATCAGTTGCTTCATTGCAGGAGGAAAAAATATCTCAAAGTTCTACTTACCAACAACCTAACCCGTGCTTACCGGTAAAGGAGGTAAAGAAGAAATCGCATGATGCCACCACGGAGGTATCGTCTACCGGAGCGACCGAACAGCGAGAACAACAGGACAAATCAAGCAAATCAGACCCAGCCGCTGGGCGGAAAGGTAGtaaggagaaagagaaaaaatcttcccaaaaGAAAGCAACCAAGCAGGAAAAGGAACCGAACCAATCGGCCATCGGAGGATCTGGGTCGgggaagcaacagcaaaaacggGATGATGTCGAAGGCTCTGCAAAGACTGCCGGTACGTCCACTGGCAGTGGTGATGGTGCGGAACCGCGACCAAAGAAGCAAACACCGGCCCAAGCAATGGTGGAGAAAATCAGTGCCCTTCTCGATAGTCCCGGTTTATCGAACCGTCAGCGGAAGCAAATGATACGCCAGCTCGAGCAAGCGCAAGCAACAATCCAGTCGCAGCTGTTACAAAATGCAGCCAAAGCAACGAAGGCTAAGGTGCAGGCGCAGGCTCAACAGGAGAAGATGGCAAATCAGATGGCTACGAGTAACAGCAGCATTGCGCCCGCAGCTAAACCGTGTGCCGGAAAAGAAGCAAGCAACAGTAAAGCGCGACAAGCGCCCCATTCGGCTATAGGCTCAGCAACGAACGATAATGAAGTAAACGCTAGTTGCTCCGGCGCCCGTAACAGCCTCATGGACCAGCTGAAACGTGGTATTCGTGCAGAAGGGCTAGATCTTCCTCCCGGAATCACGCTGACGCGTCTTGATGCCATTCAAGCGGAAGCTTTGCGTCTAAAGCGCGAATCAATCCGAAAGCTTAGCGTACCGCTAAAGCCGGTTACGCCACCGCTTGATACGTCGGCCACCATGCTTCCCGGTCCGTTTGGTGCCACTGGTTCACCGAATGCCGGCATGTTTGTCGTTAATCCCATGTCGCCCATACCTATGCCTGGGCAGCAGGACTCGGTGATCATGGTTAACACAGGCAAATTAAGGGGCCaagagcaacagcaacaaccttCCGTAGAATCCACCCAAAATGGGACCGATCGTAAAAAGCGCAACAAACGGCGCAAAAACAAAGGTAAAGATGCGGAACAAGGCGAACATGTTCCATCCACGATCGGAACACCAAATGCTGCCGCTGCCGAGGGACTGGCAGCCGGTCAGCTAGTGGACGGAAGCAACATTGTTACGCTACGCAACCCGATGTTCCATAGCGGTCCAATGGGTATGGGCAGCGCCGGAATGCATCAGCCCGGGGCACCGATGATGTCGGATGTACAGGGCGCCCGGATGACGCTTGGGTACGATCAGCCTGCaaagattttcaaaaatgataACGGAATGTTTACGATACGAAATCCGGCACTACATCATGCGGTATCGGGCGGTGCCCCACCGGAAGTAACCGGCTTCCGTCCTTTTAATGCAGCGTACCTGGTGGAGAATGGAATAATGCCACCGTCTGGGAATATGCATCAACCGATGGGGACGGTACCGCATGTTACTGCTGCTGTATCGTCCGGGCCGAGTACAATTATTCCCGGTAGCAGTAGCGTACCGGCCTACCTCCAGCAATATCCTTCACCGGCGCTGGATGAAAGCATGGGACCACGAAAATGTAAATCCGTCATCGGCAGTGAAATGAAGAAtgcacaaaagcaaaagcaaaactcgatgcagcagcaacaacaccagcaCGGTTTATCACCTGCACCGGGGCGAAGCTGGCAGCAGATGAATGGCGCGACCGGTCAGGATATCTTTATTACGCCTTCATCTTCTCCGAGCACCACTGGTGTCGGCGGGCTTGGAGAGTCTCACTACTCGTCGTTCAATCATTACAACCTCCCTGGACAGGACATGCTGCATGGTGGGCCAACCGGAACCCCTACCGCCAGGTACGGTAGTGGAATGTTGGGACCGCCTGGATACTATCACGGCAGTGGCAGCGGTTCGTCAGGGCTACCTAAAGGTACATCCAGTGTCAGTGCAATTGGTTCGGAACGATCGCACGGTCTTTCGTATCTGGGCGGTGCTGACCCATCTGCCAGCCTGGCGACACACTGTTGCGACGATGAAGCACCAAGCGCATTCTTTAACGGTAACAGTCTCGGAAGCTTACCGTCAGGAAGTATGAGCACCAGAACGCGCTATGACGATCTTGCCTTCTTACAAAACTTACAACCGGGCCAACGGCTCAACAGTGAG GTTACCATACACAGCATCAATGAGTCGAAGATGCGTCGACAGCAGGCACAAAACTATACGCACGACATTCAAATAACGGCCATACCGGCACCGTCACCTCCCACCGCCGGTGGAAGGGCTGGAGGGCTGGGTGTGCCGGTTACGGCCAGCACCGTATCGTTGCAGCACTTGATGCAACAGTCACACCAAGCGCATCTTCAGCAACAACTCCCAGATACTCAGTTGCACCTTTCCGATCTCAGTCCCGGTTCCGGTTCAGTAGGATCGGGTAGTGGTTCCGGTACCAGGACCGGTGTCGCGCTGAGCGATTTCATGGACAGCCGGGTGTCCGCTGGGAGCGGCTCATCCACGTCTGCCGATCTGTTGGCTCCTTCGCTTGAGCTGGACGCGAAAAACTTTCTGCGAGACTATCAGCTAGGTCAACTTCAGCAGCAGATGCAAGACTTACAGCTACagccacaacagcaacaactgtCCGGGGAATTCGGAG ATAACATGTTTGCAACAAAACAGTCGAATGTTGTCGACCAGGAATCTGACGAGCAGGATCGTTTGAACTTTTTCCTTACTGCATCGGTTGGAAGCAATAGCAATAGCATGGAAATGAATCATAAACCAACCGGACACAGTTCGTCAGGCGCAAACAGTTCAACTGCGGAACCAGCATGCGCCACCGGTTCGGACGATGTGGAGGAAGGCAATCCTGGTGGCGTTAGCATCGGTGGCGAAGAACTGCAACGACCGCAACAACCACCGATAGGAACTCCTTCCAGCAAGAATCTGCAGCAGCACAGGTTACAGCAAAATGGTACGCCTGTGTCAACATCCGGTAGCATActgtatccggctacggccgACAGTCCTGCCTCCTCGGTGTCCGTTTTCGACGGCATCTCTTCGTCCCTGAGCAGCCAGGCGCACTCGTTCGACGATCTGTATACAGGGCTGCTAGCAACAGCGTCGCCACCAACGTCAATATCTGGCAGCAACGAAAGCACCGGCTGTAGCTCGAAATTAAACTCGCAACTCAACATGCATCAAGTGCCGCAACAGCTAAGTGCCGACACTGGATATGTCTCGTCAAACGTTAACGGTCTGTCTGAGCCAAGTCTCGCTACGATATCCACCGACAATGCCGAAAGTCCTATGTCATGA